A single genomic interval of Planctomycetia bacterium harbors:
- a CDS encoding TraM recognition domain-containing protein, producing the protein MLSPLFASEQSEPMHFGYGLLLAVVTIAWIVGAPILAVLAIAVSAPMPILLDAGAERDASRELNGTVEPVLKDIRSSPDELERTSLFHGQVVEDGSPVLIPRLVHMEHVHGLGDSGGGKTSLFLCPTTEQLVSFGDCSVVVLDLKADSLELLASLQIATDVARRRFGLPMPLKLFSNQRTKTTYAFNPMQQPFWSKFDLLTRTDILCAANGLTYGTDYGAGYFSSANAAILYHTLKTYPHVTTFSELADCIGTVLTVAKKRELHPEIRKAGVHVHEVIKRLAACEALNVTETSGHSPAVVEQAIDLTQLFREPQFLYCHLPSTLSPSGAPEIARLFTYMLLAASTQTERRCPVFLVIDEFQRMVANNLEYMLQLARSMGVGVIIANQSMQDLKRGNIDLIPAIEANCRLRQWFSVSSAEDQERLMRSSGVTIDTLGSESTSINHEGNRSTSYSESEQVVPRLTINDILLTNDHPFRSILRVSRGAGYAQFGGMPVIVESRYHISQQEYQRRKALPWPTAEGAFQPRAESLSEERTTARPPPAQSGVQWSEEVIGGPESSPLSPDGEQDIKSLFDSLRANINAPAPRRRKGDQP; encoded by the coding sequence GATCCTGCTTGATGCTGGCGCAGAGCGCGACGCATCGCGCGAACTAAATGGGACCGTCGAGCCGGTTCTAAAGGACATTCGCTCTTCACCGGACGAGCTAGAGCGCACCAGCCTGTTTCATGGACAGGTCGTGGAAGATGGCAGTCCGGTGCTCATTCCCCGGTTGGTTCACATGGAGCATGTTCACGGCCTGGGGGACAGCGGCGGAGGCAAGACGTCTCTGTTTTTGTGCCCGACCACCGAGCAGCTTGTCAGCTTTGGCGACTGCAGCGTGGTCGTGCTTGACCTGAAGGCAGACAGCTTGGAATTGCTCGCATCGCTGCAGATCGCTACGGACGTTGCCCGACGCCGCTTCGGCCTACCGATGCCGCTAAAGCTTTTCTCCAACCAGCGCACCAAGACGACCTACGCTTTCAATCCCATGCAGCAGCCATTTTGGTCTAAGTTTGACCTGCTCACGCGGACTGACATTCTCTGCGCCGCAAATGGGCTGACCTATGGCACCGATTACGGCGCCGGCTACTTCAGTTCGGCCAATGCGGCGATCCTTTATCACACGCTCAAGACCTATCCGCACGTCACGACGTTTTCCGAGCTGGCCGACTGTATTGGAACGGTCCTCACTGTCGCCAAAAAACGCGAGCTGCATCCGGAGATTCGCAAGGCCGGCGTCCATGTTCACGAAGTCATCAAGCGATTGGCAGCCTGCGAAGCGCTCAATGTCACTGAGACTTCCGGTCACTCGCCGGCCGTAGTTGAGCAGGCAATCGACCTGACTCAGCTCTTTCGTGAGCCGCAGTTCCTCTATTGCCATCTGCCATCGACTCTCTCACCCAGTGGGGCACCGGAGATTGCGCGGCTGTTCACCTACATGCTTCTGGCCGCGTCGACACAGACCGAACGTCGCTGTCCGGTGTTTCTTGTGATCGATGAGTTTCAACGCATGGTCGCCAACAATCTTGAATACATGCTGCAACTGGCGCGCAGCATGGGCGTCGGCGTGATCATCGCGAACCAAAGCATGCAGGACCTAAAAAGGGGCAATATCGACCTGATCCCAGCCATTGAAGCCAACTGCCGGCTCCGCCAGTGGTTTTCCGTTTCTTCCGCGGAAGACCAGGAGCGTCTCATGCGGAGCAGCGGCGTGACCATCGACACCCTGGGATCGGAGTCCACGTCCATTAACCATGAAGGCAACCGCTCAACCAGTTACAGCGAATCCGAACAGGTAGTGCCCCGCCTGACTATCAACGACATCCTGCTGACTAACGATCATCCCTTCCGCAGCATTCTTAGGGTCAGTCGCGGTGCCGGATACGCCCAATTTGGCGGCATGCCGGTGATCGTCGAGTCGCGCTACCACATTTCCCAGCAAGAGTATCAGCGACGGAAAGCTCTCCCCTGGCCAACTGCGGAGGGAGCGTTTCAGCCGCGGGCTGAATCACTTTCGGAGGAGCGCACCACGGCACGTCCGCCACCGGCACAAAGCGGCGTCCAGTGGTCAGAAGAAGTGATCGGCGGCCCTGAGAGTTCACCCCTGTCACCGGACGGCGAGCAGGACATCAAGTCTCTCTTCGACTCGCTACGCGCCAACATCAATGCTCCGGCTCCCCGTCGTCGAAAGGGGGACCAGCCATGA